CGTTGACTTGATTTATTTAAAGCTCGCTGATATACAGCCCGACGAGAGAGTCTTATCGTTGAGGAAAGAGGAGAGCAGGAAAAGAGTGAAGGTCGCTCAGAAAGCAAGTCAGCGTGTATTTGGAATATTTTACGAGggaaattatatttaatagatAAACTCTTTAcaaatatgtacatacaaCAAAATCCTCGTGACGTGCGCGATCGGTTGAAATCATTACAAACCCGAGTATGCGATACTGACGAAATTATAAGAGattccaagagagagagagagagagagagagagaaacggcgCCGCGTGAGTCATGTCGTATACTGCGCGCTGTGCCGGAAATCACGCCGACTGAATCAGCCGTCgtcacgcgcgcgtgcgcgactCCAGATTTTCTCTCTCTGACTTTATAATACTGTAATTATAATCGCGCACAGAAATAAGTGGTTCGTCGACGATAGGAATTCTAGTTTGAGTATACGATGAAAATTGCAAGTCAGAATCATGGTTCCAAGTCTAATTTActcacaaataaatatttacacgtACGTCAGTTTCTTTTTTAACAGTCGATTGTGAGTGATtacaatgaaaaaacaaaaattcacaatataaaattatgcatCCATCGATGCAGTTATATAGATAGTCTTAATAGTAATCTCCGATCAATATGATGTACAAACAATAAGACGTATTACAAGAAGTATTCTTTTATCAATATCATTATTAACAGAAGTCGAATTAAAAAAGAGCTATCCTATATTAGGTACACTCGTTCGCCCAGTCGCCGTCCATCTTCTACCAGAGAGTATACCTCAACTGAACATAACCTAAAAAACATAATCGCGTATATCGCACCCTTCATTCTTTCCCTTCTCCTTCTCAATCAAACAATATCTTTAATAAGCGCGCAGTCTGACTTCCATTTCGGGATCCTGGCGATGGTTCAGGTGCGGGTCGACGGCAGGTCCGGTGCCAGGTACACCGAGGTGCGCGTGGTGTCCGtggtggtggtgatggtggtggtggtTGAGGTGCGGCGCCTGGACTCCGCCGGTACGGTAGGCCCGATGCTTGTCCTCGATCTCCTGGACGCGACGGTTGTAGCGCTCGATCTGGTCGCGCAGAAGAGCGTCTTCCTCAGCGGCGCGTTCCTCGTCGTACTCGAGGCAGCCGACGCCGTCGAGGCGCTCGAGGTCGATCCAGCCGCGCCACGTGACGCACACGCCGTTCATTATCAGATGGGATTTCAGGTGGACCTAGTGAacagaagagagaaagaaacgcaaAGGTTAGTTTTGGTATTATATACTTAGGTTTTTCGATAGTGTATAGGTTTGTGCTGTTTTACCGACGGTGcagtgttttttaaatataattttttaaataaaatttcttaaatttcttaaattaaaaaatttttgaaataaaatttctaataataattttaaataaatacagaATACACTATGTATGTACTTAAAAGATTAAGCAACCCATGAAGCTTAATAATCGAGAGAATGAACGAGATGGACCTGATTTCCGTTGAAAAGGAGCGTTTCCTCGTAATCGTGTCGCGTAAGGCAGTTTGATAGACGCACGCGGGATTCCTGTATGCGCGCATAATGAGTTCTGGCGATCGTGTGTCGAAAGCGCGTGTCCGGCATAATACGCGCGAATCCAGTCCGCACAGATACGCGCCGACGTTAAAACCCGGATTACTCATCGCAGCTCGAGTCCTCGACGCCGCGACGCTTATTCCTACCGGTCGAGCTAATTGATGGAGCAGCGCTTGCGTAGACGCGAGAATTTTCCCATCGAAGCTTCTTTATGTCAGTGATGTACGTTCTCGTGAATTCGCGTCTACGTTACGAaagcaaaaagtaaaaaggcGCACGAGCGAggacgaagagagagagagagagagagagaggctttcCATGTCGGGGAATAACAACAACGGgcgaaagaagaaaataaggAAGCCCGAGAGTCAAGGCTATAAATTTATACTATCTTTCTCCGAAGGCCATCGACAGCCGAATAGACCCGAGCTCGACTTCCAAGGAGCACTACAGAAATGGCTTGCAATTTCCTTCTACCGCGCGAGCCAAACCGGAAATCTCGCTGCGCTGTCTACGGCTACAGGCACTGGCGCCTAATAGTTTTCGAGAACTAGAAATTCGAGAAAAGCAAATCACCGTAATCCGTATAGCACAACGATTCCTCATGCTTCTCTCCGATCGATTTGGCAGTCGAGTGAAGGGAATTCGTTTTGTACGCCTCGACaaaggagcgagagaaaaagagagtaaAAGCAGTGCAAATTAGGTTTTCTGCGCGACGCGTACGAAGCATGAGAGTCGTAATTGCGCGTTCATTGTTGTGACTCGGGGAGACGAGGCTATACGGCGCGACGCTCGGCTGGATACTGTTTTGCTTGATAATCGAGCCGCGGGACGTCGATACAGCGTAATCGAATGTTCCGAGAGCGCGAATCGTTCTGTACGTAACAGTCCAGCCCCGATGGGACATTGTTTACGCTTCGGCGCGAACACGTTTgactttttcaattaaaagacGCGCGCGATTCGTTCGCAAAATTCGCCCAGCGCACTCGTCCCTCAGTCAGACAAAGCGTCGGGCGTATCAAAGTCacgtcgcacacacacatgcacacgcaCACTCCCGGAAAAGGTCCCCCAGATAAACGTCGGAGCTGGATCAACTGCACCTCCTCTTCTCGCTGACCGTATGCGCCTCTCTGTCTCGCGTTTCGCCGTGACGAATGTCTCCCCCTTTAGCATAGCAGCTCGGACGCGTTGCGCGGAGCGAAAAAATCGCCCTGGTAACGCCTACCCTCCCGAACCGGCAAAAAACGAGAAAGAAATCTACCATCGTTTGTTTCTGCCCTGCATGGGTGTGTCGATTGGACGTTCGGCCAACGGGACCTTGAGCTTCCGTTTTGGAATTTCGATGTGGATGTTAGttaaaatttcaaagtatTATGAAACACACTGTAAACAGTTATACGCGTTACAGACGATCACAAGCTATAATATAAACATCGATCCAACCTGACAAACCGTATTCAAAGCTAAACGCTCGCTCCGTAGTGTACACGTGTTATTTTTTGTGCGCTCCGTGCTCCCGACACCAGGCTAGCCCTTCCTTCgtgactttcgacctcgcgcgcgcgcgattcttcCTTTTCAGCGCTTTTTTTGCCGACAACTCTGCAGGCCATGCAAATGAGCAGCGCGACCGAAAGGGTTGAGAAATATCGCCGCTCATTATTGTGTCACGCGCGAGGTAATGGCCGTCACGCCCATGCGCGTTTGTTTTTCGCGCGTGAGAATGAGAGAAAGGGTTGCTCTGTATACAGTTACACACACAGACATAAGCGCGCGGGTTATTTATTAAATCTTAACGATCGTGAACAAGTCGTTTCGCGAGCGTCCGACGGGTGATTAATCGGGAGCCTTTGTTGCGCGGGCTTTGATCAGTCGgttttcgtaatttttcttCGCACAGTTAAATTTCTCGCGAGAGTGTATTTATAACGCAGTCTGACTGCGCTGCAACAAGGCCATAGAGAGATTACTTTTCCGCGAGACCGATTCGTTCTGTTCGGGCCCccgaatagtttttttttcgctgctCTCCGTCGATTTTACGAGCTGCTACCACGGTGTATACCTACTGCAGCGCGTTTTTTGCCTCGAACCTTTGGAACGTCTAAATACGGGGGACTGGAGTGAATCGCAGGTGAGAACAGAAGAGGCTAGAGCCGAGGCTGTAAAAATCTTTATAGGTGGAGGGCCTAGGAGCTGTATAGCTGCATCAATCGCGTCTCTCCTGAGTAGCGTAAAACACTCGAAACCGAGGACAAAGTTCGCCGAGGAAAATATTTCTGAGCGCTCGGCCCCTTCTGTCTGTATCATAGCAAAATAATTGTTAACAGTGATTATTATGATCCACgtgtataatatagtaatatacaCATCCAATTAAGCGAACCCGTCCAGAATATTCACGACGTATCCGCCTCTCGAGTACCTGAGAGATAAGAAAGATCCGCCCCGCACGAATGTACATGCATACGCATTCATACACACATCCCCGCTCCTTTGTCACTATCGCGCACGCGGATCAAGCGTAATTAACGCTCGCTGCGGGCCGTCGCACGTGCCGCTCTTTCGCTCGATGTCGCATTGTAAAAACAAACGACGAAGAGAGGAATTGTTCCGATTTCGCATTGTTCGCGACTGTATTTACGATGCGCGCGATGATATGCACGGGTCGCCGAGCTTTCCGTGAACTTTCgagtttgaaattttattaattttttgcagAGTGACTTGTGGCAGGCGAACTGATCTGTTGTGATATCATGGAATAATGCTTGAGAAATTGACCGAAAAATATATGAAGTGTAATCGGTAAGTTTTTGAACGTTTTAAATCTTAAAATCCATGTCGTTTCGACTATTTACACGCGGCGAACGAATCGTCGAGCTAAAGCAGCGGCCCTGACGTAAAAATCTGTCAAAACTCGAGAACACGCAGCAAGGCTGCTTTGACACGACTCACGTTCTCGAAAAGCACAGGGCTTCCCCGAGATTTATGAGAAACTCGATGCCGCCGCGCATCCCGAGCGCAGCATAGCATGTATTAGAGAGCATCTGCTTCCCGAAAAGCGCTAATTGCCTCAAATTGCCCGGGCGTCGTCGGCGCGTCCTTTCAATTCTCTAGAACATATGGCTCGAGAAGCGCAGGAGCTGGAGACACTGCAATAATGGACGCTACTCTTGCAAGCCCGTCTCCGATTATTTCGCCCGCGGATCATCACGTGAATTCGCGTGTCGCGCTTGAACGAAACGCAGAGCCGAGTCTTCGAAGCCTTCTTGGTTAAATGGTTTGGCAGGTGTCTCGGCGTTTTCGGCAGATTCGAACTTTCGTTTGAGTATACTAACGAGCCTGTTGTTTGGATTTAGGAAAGCCGAATAGAAGCTATCCGCGacgttgaaatttttaaactatGACGAAAATGTTGTCTCcgtttgttaaaaaattttacgtcTCAACCACATCGAAAAAGGCGATGGCGTCGTCCGGCTGTATCGATCGCAATGGCGGTCCGGCGTCCCGACGCCGAGGCGTCGCCCCTCGacatttgcgcgcgcgcagttcgCGAATAGTTCGCCCCCTTTGGCTATTTTCGCGCAAGCGCGCCGCCGCCACTCTCGACCCGACGAATTTCACCCATCGATCGCTTTTCACTCTCGACTGCGTGCTACATGGGAATTCAACGCTCTCTAGATTGTTCCACGAAGCTTCCACGGAAATTCGCGTGCAAGAGGCGTCTGTCTGCGCTCGTCGATATCGTCGACGCTGTCACAGCGAGACAACGCAACATTACGCACGAAATCGCCTCCAAATACGTGCCTATTTTCCCTTTTCCGCCCCCGCCTTCGAGCAACAGCTGTACACACTCGTCCCGGCCGAGAATCGAAGCCTCCATCTATCAACACCTAAATCCCAATTAGACCCCGATGACCCAATATATACCAACTCTGGATATaggctcctctctctctctctctctctctctctctctctcctccctcGTAAACGAGTAAGACGTCAACATCCGTCGGCAAGCCCAGAGAGGACAAAGGCCCGGTTCGAaagtttttccggaaaatGAGGCTGTAAAGTCGACGGGCGCACCCCCGTCGAGAGCGACAAACGGGACATTTAACGGTGCAGGCGCAGAGGAGCGACCGGACCCGCTGCCGCCGGCGGACATGGATGTACGGGATATAGCTGAAAGAAAACGGCTTCTTTTCGGAGTACTATATTATGACGTCTTCGATTTTACGagggtgcgcgcgcgcgtttggaATTCGAAGGCTCCTTTTTTTCGGAGTATTAGACTTTCCTTTTTAGAAAGCCCGAGAGCCGATCAAGTTTGTCGGGTAATCCGTCGAATATTTGTCGAATAATATCTATCTTATATCTTATCGATGCCgatatgcaaaaaaaaaaacgaccaGCAGGGAAGTGCATCGACAGAAACGTTTTTTTACAGTCTGCGGAAGGCATGAATTCAAGGAGCGTATAAAAACTCATTTCAAAACTCAGCACCGTCGGAGCCAAAGCACTACAAGGGCAATATGAGAGAAAACTCGCGGGCTTACCTTGCCGTGTTCCTTGTCGAAGTCACACTCCCGAGGATCGCCGGCGAAATTGCCGGAGCTGACGCCGAAAACCAGCTGAAGGTTCGTTCCGGTCGCGGCGAATGCGATTTCGGTGTGGCCCTCGCGGCAACCGTTCTGGAAGCGCACTTGGCGCTCCTCTATCGGTCTGTCCCTGTAGCCGGTGTACTTCACCTGAAAACGAAGGATTTCATGAAAGTCGCTATAATACGCTACCGTGTGTATAGACTATTTCCAGCAGTTACTCATTACTCGCTGCTAGCGACTTGGCGACTCGCGAAAAGGACGTCGCGCACGATACACGCTCTGTACTCGATTTTCTCACAGCGATCGTTCGTTAAAAATGCACGCACGGATAATCTCTTAGCGCGCATACAGCAGAAAATTCTCTCGTCAGAATTGAGAATCGCACAAacctcgctctctcggctgAGTCTTCTGAAGAGTTCGTCGTTCTCGAACTTGGACTTCTGATCGGGCACGACTCTGGGCATTTTGAAGACGAGCCTGGGCCTGGGCTGCTCGTAGATGCCCATACCATCGAACGGCAGCACCCCGACCCCCAGGCCCCCGGCCGTGTGGTCGCTCATGCTGTGCATCATCATGCCTAAGCCGTGGTCGTACGTCGTGAACACTTGCTTTCAACAGAGGTCAGTGTGAACAATCCGCACCTCTCACTCAACAACAGCGGGGAGAACGGCGCCGACGACAACTCATCCGAACGCGAAATTTCTCGAGCGTTGacgtgcgcgcacgcgtgtaCAGTCGGTATCGGACTCTCGCTGGAGACTGACTGAGCCTCGGCCGATGTGCGCCAGCAGATCTGCCGAGCGAATCTCGAGGCCACGCCTCCCCGTTACCCCCACCGCGGGGGTGCTTACGGGGTCGAAGGGAGCGGAGAGGGGCCGAGACCAGCCCACCACGATGgatgcaggagagagagagagagagagagagagagagagagagagagaaaaactcgTTCTTCAGCGTTGGATATATACATAGCGGAACGAGAGGAATGCGAATGGGTCGTGTGCGTTCGCAAATCAGGGGAGGCTGGGCTGGGGTTCGGATCAGCCTCGTTTATGCAAAAAAAGTtcagaattttgaaaatagaCGATCAAAAATTCGTTAACGAAAGAATGTTAACTAAAATAGCAACACCAAAATCGAAGCTGCATTGTCGCGTTTTCTGGCTGCTTCTAGAAATAGCTCGTATTTACTGTATTCGACTGATACAATCGTCAAAAttagacaacttttttcttatattaatATGTAAACGGACCTTCTTTTACTGGAAGTCAATAAACCCCGTTACCCAAGCAAAAACTTTTGACAGTTAAGAGAGCAATGCCCTTTGAATTGaaactacatttttttttattttctctgtATTAAAACCGCTTCAACTGCGGCGAGACAGATGTGGAGCGTATGATTTGGCAAACAATGTTCTGATTGTCGCGGTTATAAATTATTGCTGTTTGTAAACTATACTATTTTTCAATCTTTCGAAGGCGTTCGAGTCATTAAGGTAGTACTACCCAAAAGTGATTGTCCGTTCAGAATTTGATATAATTTGGTATGCGCATACAGCGCTGTTAGATAAGATAAGATAAACATTCAGTTAAAATTTGGTGAAGGTTTGGAGCATGTGACAAAAGTTATTGCTTGATTTCACAAAACTGATCGTTCAGAATACACCCAAGCCTTGCAAATTAGTAGATAAACATGTAACGAATAAGTTGATACCTCTAAAATCTAAACTTGGAACATGTGAGCATAgtgataaacaaataaaagttcaaaaaaagttattacagtaaataaaattgtttattgaTGAGAATGtttaatcattattttatagcactgggtggcataaatccgcatctatgtcacgcctatccgtggcataaatagtccatTATTGCACCGTGCTGATCGCCCTCGCTATACGCTCGGGCGTTAACTGCAGGGTGAAAAAATAGACTGTTTaggccacggataggcgtgacagcggatttatgctatagtcagtgctataatagtatattacgatacaagtggcataaatagtccGCTACGGCACGGCGTGTATTAGCACGCTGTGCCGTAatggactatttatgccacttgtattgtaatatactataatgtAACTTAATTTATGCAACTTCTATTATCATGTGTATCTcgcaaataaacaaaatataaaaagtggaCTTGTTTTGACTACCACAGTAAGGGTAGTACTACCTTAATATCGACACGCACTACTAGTCCTCGATGAAAAGTATGCTATACATTTtgatactcgcgcgcgctaaaatctcaataagaaaaaagaaactttcTCTCATAGCACAAAACTGCGTTTCACCGTCGCCATAAATCCGAGCTCTGGCGGCATCGGTAGGTATACAGCGGCCAAAGCAACCGTCCGCTCCTCTATTCCAGCGCGGTACTTCGCGCAGCGAATGGCCGATAAATTCGCGCTCGATTCCGATTGGCTGGGCCTACGTAGCTTTTCCACTGTTCTATACAAAGGCCGCTCGCGCAGCGACctcctcctctcgctctctcctgcCAGCATcgtttccttttttctttccccGCTTACGCGCACAATAATAACCCCGTCGTCGGCCTCGTGTAGACGCGCGGAATTCGATATAGGAAACACCCGGGGGAAGTGCTCCTGATTCTCTGTCGAGCGCTATCTCTCCTGCAGTCTCTAGTCCCCTCCTCTCTCATCGCTTTTGTGTATAACGACGCGCATGTGCGCGAACCGTATGTGCTCTCGGTTTGAGCGTGTAAGTATAGCTCTGTCTTTGTTTGAAACCTGGCAGTGCGCGCACGCAGGATAGTTGAGCTTTCGGTTGAACGATGTTTACTGGTTTTTCGAGTGCTCGCAATCTCGCCCGAGCGAACTGATGGATTTAATTTTTGCTGCTCGTATATGCTCGGAAcggaatatttttaacaattacgCATATTTTTACGAGACAATTTCATCAGAAtgcaaaatcaaaaaatcaaaaaattttcaaaaattcaaacgCAAATTCATGACGAGTTTCCCTAAAAGCGAAACCGTCGTCCACCATTTTTCCGGTGCGCATACGCGAGTGTTCTCTCCCTTCctgcgtatacctatatgtatgaAGCGTATGTTTCCTCCCATCCACTTATGAGCGTCGCGTCGCGTCGCGTCTCCTTCTCTCgcacttatattatatacgacGTACGTACAATATATCTAATGCGCGCGCAGTGCCTATAGCATCTCTCGAGTGGCTCGTTGATCCCTTCGAGGGCATCATTGTCAGGATTAACATCTCGACGACCCTTTGCGCGCCTGCCTGCCGATTTTATTGCCCCCTCCTCTCTCGACTTCACTTCGCTGATGCTTGTCTATCGCTCATCCTTTGTGACTCTGCTCTCTCCCTCAGAGCCATCGGCCCTGTGGGCCTGAGgactttatttacaataaatttgtgCTCGGAAGGGAAATATATATTGAGCGCTTTTGTCATAAGTCGCGCTCGCGAATAACTGCCCATTCATAtggattaataaaatttagtaaaCTACTTTTGCGCGAGCATTTCCTTCGTTGTACGTTCAAAATAGTATactgtgtaccaagggcgtaaagtaggcttttttaggccgcgCGTGCGTGcacgttttaatttttattttaagatgaAACTTAGCTTAGCTCATCGCTATATGACTATAGATCTACTTTGTACTTGAATGAAGCCTGAAAACGAAAATTGTCTTTATTGTACTACAATCCATACAAAAAACCGTAGGTAGAGCATCTCGcaaacataaatataactaCCTCCCGACAGCCGGTACAAAATTTGCTGCACGTATACAATAGCCAACATCACAATACTAATCGAATGCCAAAAACCAATCGTCGCATCTTTGCCTCCGGCTATAGCCTCTTCCCTCCTGAGAAGACGCACAAAAAGCTGCACCGACACAATCATCGCCTCCCGTCGCGCGCTGGCAATGATATACGCTCAACAATGAAGGTGACGGCATCGGCGTTTTTTCCGTAAACTTATGGACTGCCGAGCTTCCGTTTTTCGGATAGGGAGAGCCTTGTCGTCGTTTTTTACGATGGGAAGATCCTCGACTATTCTTGATTTTCTTGCGCTACGTTGAGCACGATGCTTCTTGTTCTCAACGGAAGTGGGAGGGATCTCTATGAGATTTAATTTCGTTAGTGTTAGATACACTCGGATTATAGGCGACGTGTAGCTGGGCTTTGTGCGCGGAAACGGAGATGACACTGATACGTTATTTGGATCTTCCATATCGATCGCTTCATTGTGTTGATCTAACGTGGCTGCGACACATTcggagcttcttcttctcagTTCAGtgtgaatttttgttttaactaATTATTTTAACTTTATTGAGtgcacaaaaattaatttgtgcAGATCTGCTTATTGTTATAAGATATATACTTATACCGCGAATCTCGGTTCAGCTCGATCGCCGAAAATCTACGTGTATAAGAAAACGCGGGCCCTTGCTCTAACACTGCGACACCGTCATAAAAATCAACTAGCTGCCTCTCGTTTCAAGTCTCTACACTCCCGCAATATACAACTCTACTATACAGcaggtaataaaaataaaccgtCCGGGAGAGTCGGGATGATTTTACAACTGACGGTTTCTCAATTGCGGCCTCTGTCCGAAACGTCCTTCCGAATTCGGAAGCAACGCAGCTGCAATTATAATTCTGCGAGCTATGTTTACGGAGCTGCTGTAAAGTTTTGTGAGGACTTATTTTCGGAATTCCGCGCTCGGCAGTGTATACACGAGAAACCGCGCGGGGCACTGTTGTTTAACGCGAGGAAAACGGCCAAAAAACGGCCACAATTGATAGGCATATACatagctgatcgtaaaattaaaatgttaatccaaattttcaaaacg
The sequence above is drawn from the Nasonia vitripennis strain AsymCx chromosome 4, Nvit_psr_1.1, whole genome shotgun sequence genome and encodes:
- the Bgb gene encoding big brother, producing MMMHSMSDHTAGGLGVGVLPFDGMGIYEQPRPRLVFKMPRVVPDQKSKFENDELFRRLSRESEVKYTGYRDRPIEERQVRFQNGCREGHTEIAFAATGTNLQLVFGVSSGNFAGDPRECDFDKEHGKVHLKSHLIMNGVCVTWRGWIDLERLDGVGCLEYDEERAAEEDALLRDQIERYNRRVQEIEDKHRAYRTGGVQAPHLNHHHHHHHHGHHAHLGVPGTGPAVDPHLNHRQDPEMEVRLRAY